One genomic segment of Helianthus annuus cultivar XRQ/B chromosome 14, HanXRQr2.0-SUNRISE, whole genome shotgun sequence includes these proteins:
- the LOC110904775 gene encoding uncharacterized protein LOC110904775 gives MDHMKQQYGGSLSFTERLFGPKDAPSTSSSGLFSSVFGPSSTGLGRDSKNTGLSKKPEFGGTKPPTQDYKTQRTTGEKDGNPVYQNGIVEPCYLSSSIYYGGQEVYSSNTHTNRPQCIFKKHGGDDDPSASRGNWWQGSLYY, from the exons ATGGATCACATGAAGCAACAATATGGAGGTTCTTTGTCGTTCACTGAGAGACTCTTCGGCCCCAAGGATGCACCCTCCACGTCATCATCGGGCCTTTTCAGCTCTGTTTTCGGTCCCTCTTCCACT GGTCTAGGAAGAGACTCTAAGAACACAGGATTGTCCAAAAAACCGGAATTTGGAGGTACCAAACCTCCAACACAAG ATTACAAGACACAAAGAACTACCGGTGAAAAAGATGGGAATCCGGTTTACCAAAACGGAATAGTAGAGCCATGCTATCTGAGTTCATCCATTTATTATGGTGGCCAAGAAGTTTATTCATCAAATACTCATACAAATCGCCCTCAGTGTATC TTCAAGAAACATGGAGGTGATGATGATCCCAGTGCTTCAAGGGGAAATTGGTGGCAAG GATCTCTCTACTACTAA
- the LOC110904777 gene encoding putative lipid-transfer protein DIR1 has product MTLQVFPAFHQQTTYKKMEASIKNICLLGFVVVLVIGGLGEVNGAGECGKADPNMEAIKLAPCASAAQDENASVSGGCCAAVKKLGQNPKCLCAVMLSNTAKSSGVKPEIAMTIPKRCNIADRPVGYKCGAYTLP; this is encoded by the exons ATGACCCTGCAAGTGTTTCCTGCATTCCATCAGCAAACAACATACAAAAAAATGGAAGCATCAATTAAAAACATATGCTTGTTGGGCTTTGTTGTGGTTCTTGTGATTGGTGGGTTGGGTGAAGTCAATGGAGCCGGTGAGTGTGGGAAAGCTGACCCTAATATGGAAGCGATCAAGCTGGCTCCTTGTGCATCGGCTGCACAAGATGAGAATGCATCGGTTTCTGGTGGCTGCTGTGCTGCAGTGAAGAAGTTGGGCCAGAACCCGAAATGCCTGTGTGCAGTCATGCTGTCTAATACTGCTAAAAGCTCTGGGGTGAAGCCTGAGATTGCGATGACCATTCCAAAACGGTGCAACATAGCCGACCGTCCTGTTGGTTATAAATGCGGAG CTTATACATTGCCTTAA
- the LOC110904776 gene encoding rop guanine nucleotide exchange factor 7 — MENSGDQSVKTDGFEFESFDSRTRSSNSTSSKESCSSPASLGWPIKQAQMMSNCGDVSDEKLNSNTCFDGEFKSKKTSAKVSEMEMMKERFSKLLLGEDMSGSGKGVCTALAISNAITNLFATAFGQLWRLEPLPCEKKHMWQREMECLLCVSDHIVEFKPSWQTLPDGSKLEIMTCRPRSDIFVNLPALRKLDNMLLGILDSFTNTEFWYVDKGITTPEPDSPASFHKPLQRQQDKWWLPVPRVPAGGLDETARKKLNRKRESANQILKAAMAINSVSLSEMEVPESYLESLPKNGRACLGDVIYQYITSEQFSSECLLDCLDLSSEHVALEIANRVEAAIYMWRRKPPPAKTSWDMVKDLMADAHKRDLLADRAEGLLICLKHRFPCLTQTSLDTTKIQCNKDVGKAILESYSRVLESLAFNIVSRIDDLLYVDDLSKQSESRTSRVSTSSHKRVSVSVSTTSSSPFRSGFGTPKFSPAPLVSPSPAKGDRTPFLTSNGNSNKGTSRGCGVRRALTSYLGGETRVKSIEGPASRSSVDGAPSQKENRTPVRLQKRIAELQLD; from the exons ATGGAGAATTCAGGTGATCAAAGTGTGAAAACAGATGGGTTTGAATTTGAATCATTTGATAGCAGAACAAGAAGCTCAAATTCCACTTCTTCTAAAGAATCTTGTTCTTCCCCTGCTTCTCTTGGTTGGCCTATTAAACAGGCTCAGATGATGAGCAATTGTGGTGATGTTTCTGATGAGAAATTGAATTCAAATACTTGTTTTGATGGCGAGTTTAAATCCAAGAAAACAAGTGCAAAAGTTTCAG AAATGGAGATGATGAAAGAAAGGTTCAGTAAATTACTGCTTGGTGAAGATATGTCTGGAAGTGGCAAAGGAGTTTGCACAGCTTTAGCCATTTCAAATGCCATTACAAATCTTTTTG CCACTGCATTTGGTCAGTTGTGGAGATTGGAACCCTTGCCTTGTGAGAAAAAACACATGTGGCAAAGAGAAATGGAATGCCTTCTTTGTGTTAGTGATCACATTGTCGAATTTAAACCGTCTTGGCAAACATTACCCGATGGAAGTAAACTCGAG ATCATGACATGCAGACCAAGATCAGATATCTTTGTTAACCTCCCTGCTCTTCGGAAACTAGACAACATGCTTCTG GGAATACTAGATAGTTTCACCAACACAGAGTTCTGGTACGTTGACAAGGGGATAACAACACCAGAACCCGATAGTCCAGCCTCTTTCCATAAACCGTTACAACGCCAACAAGACAAGTGGTGGCTACCCGTGCCTCGCGTCCCTGCTGGCGGTCTAGATGAAACAGCACGAAAGAAGTTAAACCGCAAGCGTGAATCCGCTAATCAGATTCTAAAAGCCGCAATGGCTATCAACAGTGTTTCGTTATCCGAAATGGAAGTCCCTGAATCATACCTAGAATCCCTTCCAAAG AATGGAAGAGCTTGTTTAGGGGATGTGATCTATCAGTACATAACCTCGGAGCAATTCTCATCAGAATGTTTGCTAGATTGCCTTGATCTTTCATCTGAACACGTCGCACTAGAAATCGCGAACCGTGTGGAAGCAGCGATCTACATGTGGCGTAGAAAACCCCCGCCAGCTAAAACATCATGGGATATGGTGAAAGATCTAATGGCAGATGCGCATAAACGCGATTTACTAGCTGACCGAGCCGAAGGCCTCTTGATTTGCTTAAAACACAGGTTTCCTTGTCTAACTCAAACCTCATTGGACACAACCAAGATTCAATGTAACAAG GATGTCGGAAAAGCGATCCTGGAGAGCTACTCGAGAGTGTTGGAGAGTTTAGCGTTCAACATAGTGTCGCGCATTGACGATTTACTATACGTAGACGACTTGTCTAAACAATCAGAAAGCCGAACATCAAGAGTGAGCACAAGTAGTCACAAGAGGGTCTCAGTCTCGGTGTCCACCACCTCGAGTTCACCTTTCAGATCTGGTTTTGGGACGCCAAAGTTTTCACCTGCGCCGCTAGTGAGTCCTAGCCCTGCAAAGGGAGACAGGACGCCGTTCTTGACCAGCAATGGAAACAGTAACAAGGGAACTAGCCGCGGTTGTGGGGTCAGGCGAGCTTTAACGAGTTATCTTGGTGGTGAAACAAGGGTGAAGAGTATAGAAGGTCCGGCTTCTAGAAGTAGTGTGGATGGTGCACCGAGCCAAAAGGAGAACCGAACCCCGGTTAGGTTGCAGAAACGGATCGCAGAGTTACAACTTGATTAA